GAGCGGTGCCGCACCGCGGGCGCGAACTGGCTGGCCGGTACGGGGGCCGAGGTCGCGATCCTGGACGCCGAGACGGGCGCGTTCGCCGGGCACATCCAGCTCAGCGGGGTGATCCCCCCGTTGGGGCAGGCGATGACGGGCTACAGCGTGCGGCCGGAGTTCCGCGGCAGGGGCTTCGCCTCCAGGGCGGTGGACCTGCTGGTCGGCTGGGCCTTCGAGCACACCCCGCTGGCCCGGATCATCGCGGGCACCTCCCCCGGCAACGTCGCCTCGCAGCGCGTGCTGGAGCGCGCGGGCTTCACCCGGGAGGCACTGCTGCGCGGGATGCTGCCCGGCCCCGGCGGCACGCGCCTGGACGACCTGCAGTGGTCTCGCCTGCGGGACGACGCCCGGCGCTAGCCGTACGCCGCCGTCCCGGTGGTCCCGGCGTCCGGCCGGGTCTCAGTCGGCGCCGAAGCGGGCCCTGAGCCTGGCGTAGGCGGCGTCGGTGCCCTGGAGTGCCCGGTCGATGTCGGCGTCGGTGTGGGCCGCCGACAGGAACCAGTTGTGCCACGGGTGGAGGTAGACCCCCTCCTCCAGGCAGGCCGCGGCCCAGAACATGCCCTTGTCCAGCGTCGCGTCGCCCTCGAAGGAGAGCCACGGGATCTGCGCCGGGCCCGTCTGGTTGACCGTGAAGCCGTGGGAGGCGGCCTGGGCGGCGAGGCCCTCGCGCAGGCGGATGCCCGCGCGCTCCATCAGGGCGATGCCGTCGATGGCGCGCAGCGTCTCGATCGTGGCCTTGGCCGCGGCCATCGGGGCGGCGTTGAACCAGAAGGAGCCGGTGGAGTAGAGCGTCTGGGCGGGCCCGCGCAGGGAGTCCACTCCGGTGATGGCGGCGATCGGGTGGCCGTTGGCCATCGCCTTGCTGAAGGCGTACAGGTCGGGGCGCACGCCCAGGGGCTCCCAGGAGCCGCCCAGGTCGATCCGCCAGCCCCCGCGCACGTCGTCGATCACCAGCGCGGCGCCGATCCGGTCGGCCAGGGCCCGCACCCCCCGGGCGAACTCCGCGGCGACGAGCTCCTGGTCCTCGAACGAGTCGTGCTTGAACGGCGTCACGATGATCGCGGCGACGTCGCCCTCCACCCGGGCCGCGGCGGCCTCGACACTGGCGAGGTCGTTGTAGGTGAACTCGACCAGGTCCGCGCGCTCGCTGGGGGTGGTCCCCGCCGGGCTGGGCGTGCACCACGGGTCGGCCCCGTGGTAGGCGCCGTGCGCCATGAGGACCTTGGTCCTGCCGGTGGCGGCGCGGGCGACCATCAGCGCCTGGGTGGTGGCGTCGGTGCCGTTCTTGGAGAACATCACCCAGTCGGCCTGCGGGACGATCTCCACCAGCAGCTCGGCGAGCTCCACGTAGACGGGACCCGGGCCGTTGAGGCAGTCGCCCGCGGCGAGCTGGGCCGCGACGGCGCCCTCGACGGCGGGGTGGCGGTGGCCGAGCACGACGGGCCCCCAGGAGCACATGAGATCGATGTACTCGCGCCCGTCGGCGTCCCGCTGGCGGCAACCCTCTGCCCCGACGAAGAACTGCGGGTAGGCGGGGCCGTGCAGGGCCGCGTTGAGGTGGCCGTACATGCCGCCGGGGACGACCTTGGCGGCCCGCTCCCTGAGTTTGGCGTCAATGGACATGCGTCGTCCTTTCACGTCTGGATTCACGTCTGGATGGGTTCGGGCGGTTCACGGCCGCTCCCGCCGTCCGTACGACCTCGGGGCCGGAACCGGGGGCGAGGTCGGGACCTCGGACGGAGAGGTCACTTCTCGTCGCGGAGTTCCCCGGCCCCGTCCAGGCCCGCGTCCGAGCCGAGGCCCCCGGCGACGCGGGCGGCCAGCGCGGTGCCGAGCCGCGCGGCGCCGGCCACGTCGCGGCCGTCGACCAGACCGGCGATGAACCCGGCGCAGTAGGCGTCTCCGCAGCCGGTGGTGTCGACCACCGGGACGTCGAGGGCGGGAACGCGGGTGAGGCCCTCCGCGTCGGCGATCAGGCTCCCGTCCGCGCCGAGCGTGACCAGGACGGCCGAGGCCCCCTGCGCCAGCAGGGCACTCGCGGCCTCCTCCACGTCGCCCACCTCGCCCGCGCCGCTCATCAGCAGCGCCTGCTCCTCGTTGGGCAGGAGGTAGTCGACGTGCGGGAGGAAACTGCGAACCCCCCGCATGAGGTCCGGCATGTTGGACAGCAGGTCCATGGTGACGATCGTGCCCGCCGCCCGCGCCTCGTCCAGCAGCGCGAAGAACGCGGGGTCGTACAGGCCCCAGGTGACGTCCATGCCGCCCAGGTGCACGACCCGCGCGCCGAGGACGGTCTCGCGGGCGACGTCGGCGGTGGACAGGCCCAGGTTGGCGCCGGGAACGTGGAAGGACGGGCGCCCGCCGTCGGGACGGATCGGCAGGATCGAGGCGGCGGTCTGCTCCCCCCGCCTGCGGACGATCCCGGCCACGTCGACCCCGCGCCGCTCCATCATCATGACGAGCAGGTCTCCGAGCTCGTCGTCCCCGATCGCTCCCACCGAGGCCACCGGGACACCGAGCGCGGCCAGGTCGACGGCGGTCGCGGCGGCGGCGCCCGCCGCGGTGACGCGGATCTGCTCCAGCAGGTGGGTGTCCTGCCCGTCGGGGATCGACTCCACCGGTCTGGCGAGCACGTCCACGATGTGCACACCGAGGGTGACGACGGTCATATCGAGTCCTCCTCATGTCTTCAGCGGATAGTAGACGGGCGACCGACTAAAATGTCAACGAACCCGTTCGGGAAGGAGTGAGGTGCCGAAGATCGTCAATCACAGCGAGCGCCGCGAGGAGGTCGTCGAGGCCGCGCGCCGCATCATCCTGCGCGAGGGCATCGAGGCCGCCACGACCCGGGCCATCGCCAGGGAGGCCGGTTACTCCAACGGCGTGCTGACCCACTACTTCGCCGACAAGGACGACATCATGCTGTCGGCGCTGCGTTCCTCGCACCGGCGCATCGTGGAGCGCCTGCGCGGCAAGCTGGCCGGTCTCACCGGGCTGGCCGCGCTGCGCGAACTCCTCCTCGACAACCTTCCGCTGGACGACGAGCGCGCCCGGGAGAGCGGGCTGGAGATGGGCTTCTGGAGCCGCAGCATGACCAGCCCGGCGATGCTGGAGGCGCAGCGCGCCGAGGCCGAGGAGCTGCGCTACCTGGTACGCAGCCTGCTCGGCGCGGCGGCCACCGGCGGGGAGATCGCCACCGCCGACGACCTCGACGACGTCACCGAACGGCTGCTCGCCCTCGTCGACGGGCTGAGCGCGCACCACCTGCTCTATCCGGACAGGCTCGACGCCGCGCGCCTGGAACGGATGCTCGACACCGAACTGGACCGCCTCCGCCCCACCGGCGCGTAGGCCCGGAGGACCTCAGGCCGCCTGCCCGGTCCTCGGGTGAGGCACCCCGGCGGTCGGGCACCCCGCACCGGCGGGGCTCCCCGCCCGGCGTCGGCAGGATGTCTCGAACCGGCAGGGTGTCTCGATCGGCAGGGCGTCCCGAACCAACAGGGCGTCTCAGCCCGGCGGAGCTCTCAGCCCGGCGGAGCTCTCAGGCCGGCGGAGCTCTCAGGCCAGCAGGGAGTAGAGCCGGTCGGCCACTCCCCTGGCGGTGGGCCGCTTGGCCGTGTCGCCGAGGCAGGCCTGGACCAGGTCCGACAGCTCGGGCTCCAGCCCCGGGTCGATCGACGGCGTCGTGCTGTACACCTTGCGCAGGGTGAGCAGCGGGTCGTGGGTGGGCAGCTCCCCGTAGAGGCCGTTGCCGCTCACCGCCCAGTGCAGCGTCGCGCCCAGCGACCACACGTCTCCCGCGGGGGCGGGGGTCTCCCCCTGCAGCAGCGCCGGATCGGTGAACTCCACCGATCCGATGTCGCCCATCCCGGTCACCGTCGCGCCCGGCATCAGCACCTGCGACAGGCCCAGGTCCGAGAGCTTGCCGCCGTCGTCGGTGAGCAGCACGTTGCCGGGACGGATGTCGCGGTGGACGATGCCCTCCTCGTGCAGCGCCTGCGCCGCGTGGGACACACAGGCGATCGAGCGCAGCACCCGCTCACGCGAGGGACGCTCCGCGGGACGCGCCAGCGAGCCGCCCGGCAGGTACTCCATCGAGTAGTAGAACACCCCGCCCTGCTGGCCGGCGTCGTAGAGCCGCACCAGGTACGGAGAGCGCACCGCGGCGAACGCCTTCAGCTCCCTCGTGGCGCGGCGGAACGCGTCGTTCCCGGTGCCGCCCACCACCTTCACCGCGACCAGGTCCGCCTCGACGGGCAACCGCTCCGGCTTCTTCGCCAAGTAGAACTCGCCGTGGTTGCCCGCCCCCAGTGACCGGACGAACTCGTAATCGGCGATGCCTTCCACCAACGGTCTCCCTCCATGCCTGCGCAACGTTCGCGACGACATCCCACACACGGTAACGTCGCCCTCGACATTCTCGGGGCTTTTCTTTACATACGGAAAGCGTGCTCGCAAGTGCTGCACATGGATCTGCTCCTCCTCGACCTTGTCATCGTCCTCGCGGCGGCGCGGCTGTTCGGAGCGCTGGCCAGACGGCTCGGCCAGCCACCGGTCATCGGCGAGATCGTGGCGGGCATCCTGCTGGGCCCCACGCTGCTGGGCCCCCTGATCGGCGACCAGCTGTTCGGACCCGAGATGCGGCCCCCGCTGCAGGCCCTGGCCAACGTCGGCCTCGTGCTGTTCATGTTCGTCGTCGGCCTGGAGCTGGACCAGAAGCT
This region of Streptosporangium sp. NBC_01495 genomic DNA includes:
- a CDS encoding aminotransferase class III-fold pyridoxal phosphate-dependent enzyme is translated as MSIDAKLRERAAKVVPGGMYGHLNAALHGPAYPQFFVGAEGCRQRDADGREYIDLMCSWGPVVLGHRHPAVEGAVAAQLAAGDCLNGPGPVYVELAELLVEIVPQADWVMFSKNGTDATTQALMVARAATGRTKVLMAHGAYHGADPWCTPSPAGTTPSERADLVEFTYNDLASVEAAAARVEGDVAAIIVTPFKHDSFEDQELVAAEFARGVRALADRIGAALVIDDVRGGWRIDLGGSWEPLGVRPDLYAFSKAMANGHPIAAITGVDSLRGPAQTLYSTGSFWFNAAPMAAAKATIETLRAIDGIALMERAGIRLREGLAAQAASHGFTVNQTGPAQIPWLSFEGDATLDKGMFWAAACLEEGVYLHPWHNWFLSAAHTDADIDRALQGTDAAYARLRARFGAD
- a CDS encoding carbohydrate kinase family protein, with translation MTVVTLGVHIVDVLARPVESIPDGQDTHLLEQIRVTAAGAAAATAVDLAALGVPVASVGAIGDDELGDLLVMMMERRGVDVAGIVRRRGEQTAASILPIRPDGGRPSFHVPGANLGLSTADVARETVLGARVVHLGGMDVTWGLYDPAFFALLDEARAAGTIVTMDLLSNMPDLMRGVRSFLPHVDYLLPNEEQALLMSGAGEVGDVEEAASALLAQGASAVLVTLGADGSLIADAEGLTRVPALDVPVVDTTGCGDAYCAGFIAGLVDGRDVAGAARLGTALAARVAGGLGSDAGLDGAGELRDEK
- a CDS encoding TetR/AcrR family transcriptional regulator, which codes for MPKIVNHSERREEVVEAARRIILREGIEAATTRAIAREAGYSNGVLTHYFADKDDIMLSALRSSHRRIVERLRGKLAGLTGLAALRELLLDNLPLDDERARESGLEMGFWSRSMTSPAMLEAQRAEAEELRYLVRSLLGAAATGGEIATADDLDDVTERLLALVDGLSAHHLLYPDRLDAARLERMLDTELDRLRPTGA
- a CDS encoding serine/threonine-protein kinase — translated: MEGIADYEFVRSLGAGNHGEFYLAKKPERLPVEADLVAVKVVGGTGNDAFRRATRELKAFAAVRSPYLVRLYDAGQQGGVFYYSMEYLPGGSLARPAERPSRERVLRSIACVSHAAQALHEEGIVHRDIRPGNVLLTDDGGKLSDLGLSQVLMPGATVTGMGDIGSVEFTDPALLQGETPAPAGDVWSLGATLHWAVSGNGLYGELPTHDPLLTLRKVYSTTPSIDPGLEPELSDLVQACLGDTAKRPTARGVADRLYSLLA